One region of Luteolibacter rhizosphaerae genomic DNA includes:
- the rimK gene encoding 30S ribosomal protein S6--L-glutamate ligase, whose translation MKILVLSRNANLYSTSALVNAAQARGHEVRVVDYLRCYMNITAHNPKIFIEGEELTADAVIPRIGASHTFYGNAVVRQFEMMGVFTVNDSVAIARSRDKLRSMQLLARKGVGLPITGFAHSTDATRELIKMCGGAPLVIKLLEGTQGVGVVLAETAKAAESVIEAFKGLRADILVQEFIKEAKGADIRCVVVDGKVVASMKRQAAEGEFRSNLHRGGTAEKVKITPEERSVAIRAAKIMGLNFAGVDLLRSNHGPVVMEVNSSPGLEGIEKSSGKPVADMVIDFIEKSAVKRPKPPKPTDK comes from the coding sequence ATGAAAATTCTCGTCCTCTCCCGCAACGCGAACCTCTACAGCACCTCCGCTCTCGTGAACGCTGCCCAAGCGCGGGGTCACGAAGTCCGCGTGGTGGATTACCTGCGCTGCTACATGAACATCACCGCGCACAATCCCAAGATCTTCATCGAGGGAGAGGAGCTTACTGCCGATGCCGTGATCCCGCGGATCGGTGCCAGCCACACCTTCTACGGCAATGCCGTGGTGCGGCAGTTCGAGATGATGGGTGTCTTCACCGTGAACGATTCGGTGGCGATCGCCCGTTCGCGCGACAAGCTGCGCAGCATGCAGCTGCTGGCGCGCAAGGGCGTGGGCCTGCCGATCACGGGCTTCGCCCACTCGACGGATGCGACCCGCGAGCTGATCAAGATGTGCGGTGGTGCGCCGCTGGTGATCAAGCTGCTCGAGGGAACCCAAGGAGTCGGCGTGGTGCTGGCGGAAACCGCGAAGGCGGCGGAGTCGGTGATCGAGGCTTTCAAGGGGCTGCGCGCGGACATCCTCGTGCAGGAATTCATCAAGGAAGCGAAGGGTGCGGACATCCGCTGCGTGGTGGTGGATGGCAAAGTGGTGGCCTCGATGAAGCGCCAGGCAGCGGAGGGTGAGTTCCGCTCGAACCTGCATCGCGGCGGTACCGCAGAGAAGGTGAAGATCACTCCGGAGGAGCGCTCCGTCGCGATCCGCGCTGCCAAGATCATGGGTTTGAATTTCGCGGGCGTGGACCTACTGCGCTCGAATCACGGGCCGGTGGTGATGGAGGTGAACTCCTCGCCCGGCCTCGAAGGGATCGAGAAGTCTTCCGGCAAGCCGGTGGCGGACATGGTGATCGACTTCATCGAGAAGTCCGCGGTGAAGCGCCCGAAGCCGCCGAAGCCGACGGACAAGTGA
- a CDS encoding beta-N-acetylhexosaminidase: MRKALLAAALVSCLAAEPAIIPLPKEMKAGEGSFPIVPNTSVRYEGALDQVAKLFADDLGARTGNRAAPLREDPLIELASEIRLKLDPALPLRPGGYKLEVSPEGTMVTGKDMAGVWYGTRSLLQLLPPIGSADWKKGAAIPAVSITDEPRFGWRGMHLDVSRHLHAVEDIKKFIDWLAFHKLNTLHWHITDDQGWRVEIKKYPKLTEIGGYRDSTPPYGNRDSDDGKRYGGFYTQEQIKEVVAYAAARQIAVVPEIDMPGHMAAAITAYPELGNSDIPNYSPKVRNRWGIHFDTLAPTEETFKFVDDVLTEICAIFPSTYIHIGGDEAPKDQWEQSPRVRELMKKEGMKDGHDVQSYFVKRVEKILAAKGRKLIGWDEIREGGLAPNATVMSWRGEAGAVASAKEGHDVVMASTSHLYLDHYQLPKNPELAKGVEFEAWGGFQPIYNVYSYDPVPKGLNAEEAKHILGVQAQLWAEYLKTWDKVEYTAFPRIAALAEIAWTPVEKKNYEDFRSRLDPIMAHYKAAGVRHAQPLAPPKRQTKDGSTIETSLRSFRAEFLWPELAYDGDPETFFWSAAKLKAGDHFTLTLRAAVSGKKVKVVTGDKVGPFTDKLDRGVLEASSNGQQWTEITAFKDGVAEGTAPEGTTSLRIRVTAAQEHWISIGEIEIE, from the coding sequence ATGCGCAAAGCTTTGCTCGCTGCTGCCCTCGTTTCGTGCCTCGCCGCTGAACCGGCGATCATCCCGCTCCCGAAGGAGATGAAGGCGGGGGAGGGGAGCTTCCCGATCGTCCCGAACACCAGCGTCCGCTATGAGGGCGCGCTGGATCAGGTGGCCAAGCTTTTCGCCGACGATCTCGGAGCGCGGACGGGCAACCGTGCCGCTCCGCTACGCGAGGACCCACTGATCGAGTTGGCTTCCGAGATTCGCTTGAAGCTCGATCCCGCGTTGCCTCTGCGCCCGGGTGGCTACAAGCTGGAGGTGAGCCCGGAGGGGACCATGGTGACGGGCAAGGATATGGCGGGCGTATGGTATGGCACGCGGAGCCTGTTGCAGCTGCTGCCGCCGATCGGCAGCGCGGATTGGAAGAAGGGTGCCGCGATCCCCGCCGTCTCCATCACCGACGAGCCCCGCTTCGGCTGGCGCGGCATGCATCTGGATGTTTCGCGCCATCTCCACGCGGTGGAGGATATCAAGAAGTTCATCGACTGGCTGGCCTTCCACAAGCTGAACACCCTGCACTGGCACATCACGGATGACCAAGGCTGGCGGGTGGAGATCAAGAAGTATCCGAAGCTGACGGAGATCGGCGGCTACCGCGATTCCACGCCGCCCTATGGGAACCGCGACTCCGACGATGGCAAGCGCTATGGCGGCTTCTACACGCAGGAGCAGATCAAAGAGGTGGTGGCCTATGCCGCCGCACGACAGATCGCGGTGGTGCCTGAGATCGACATGCCGGGCCACATGGCGGCGGCGATCACGGCTTATCCGGAGCTGGGGAACTCGGACATCCCGAACTACAGCCCGAAGGTCCGGAACCGCTGGGGAATTCATTTCGACACGCTGGCTCCGACCGAGGAGACCTTCAAATTCGTCGACGATGTCCTCACCGAGATCTGCGCGATCTTTCCCTCCACCTACATCCACATCGGCGGTGACGAGGCACCGAAAGATCAATGGGAGCAATCCCCGCGGGTGCGGGAGCTGATGAAGAAAGAGGGGATGAAGGACGGGCACGACGTGCAGAGCTACTTCGTGAAGCGGGTGGAGAAGATCCTGGCGGCGAAGGGGCGCAAGCTGATCGGCTGGGACGAGATCCGCGAGGGTGGCCTGGCTCCGAACGCGACGGTGATGTCCTGGCGCGGGGAAGCAGGTGCGGTGGCCTCCGCGAAGGAAGGGCACGACGTGGTGATGGCATCAACCAGCCACCTCTACCTCGATCACTACCAACTGCCGAAGAACCCGGAACTGGCCAAGGGCGTGGAGTTCGAGGCATGGGGTGGCTTCCAGCCGATCTATAATGTCTACTCCTACGATCCCGTGCCAAAGGGGCTGAATGCGGAGGAGGCGAAGCATATCCTGGGCGTGCAGGCGCAGCTCTGGGCCGAGTATCTGAAGACTTGGGACAAGGTGGAGTATACCGCCTTCCCGCGGATCGCCGCGCTGGCGGAGATCGCTTGGACACCGGTGGAGAAGAAGAACTACGAGGACTTCCGTAGCCGGTTGGACCCGATCATGGCGCACTACAAGGCGGCGGGCGTGCGGCATGCCCAGCCGCTGGCCCCGCCGAAGCGGCAGACGAAGGATGGCAGCACGATCGAGACCTCGCTCAGGTCCTTCCGTGCCGAGTTCCTGTGGCCGGAGCTTGCTTACGACGGCGACCCGGAGACCTTCTTCTGGTCCGCGGCGAAGCTGAAGGCGGGTGATCACTTCACGCTTACCCTGCGTGCTGCTGTCTCCGGCAAGAAGGTGAAGGTGGTGACGGGCGACAAGGTGGGCCCCTTCACCGACAAGCTCGACCGGGGCGTGCTGGAGGCTTCCAGCAATGGCCAGCAGTGGACCGAGATCACGGCCTTCAAGGATGGTGTAGCGGAGGGCACTGCCCCCGAAGGCACGACCAGCCTGCGGATCCGCGTGACGGCCGCGCAGGAGCACTGGATCTCGATCGGGGAGATCGAAATCGAGTAA
- a CDS encoding SEC-C metal-binding domain-containing protein — protein MKRGHRVVNGDKELSEKLGRNDPCPCGSSSKFQELLHAHRRLRWCPA, from the coding sequence GTGAAGCGCGGCCACCGGGTGGTGAATGGTGACAAGGAACTCAGCGAAAAGCTCGGCAGGAACGATCCCTGTCCCTGCGGTTCCAGTTCCAAATTTCAAGAACTGCTGCATGCGCACCGGCGATTACGATGGTGCCCTGCGTGA